A DNA window from Anaerocolumna sp. AGMB13020 contains the following coding sequences:
- a CDS encoding trigger factor gives MKGKKQIDNSSMSLGQQRRLEKKREVERAKRNALLGKVISYSLIVLISAGLVGAFSYSIYRNATKIKASSDYSTYLTDDGLIKDVTANELVELTDYKNITAPLSEIEYTDESVEKDIKSLLEEHKELSKETDAAIKDGDKVNIDYVGSVDGVEFNGGNTNGEGADLEIGSNSYVDDFETQLIGHKIGDKVTVNVTFPADYSSADLAGKDAVFEVVINGIYVTPEFTDEFVKENLSENASTAAEYKEYLKKTNYDKNLDTWLEKYLLDNTTVKSYPAKYFKHLKSIKKYEDQMSVEYMNNLYSSMGYNQTTTFEEYVGMTEAKYDAKLDDAIKDRAKKTLLYQAIYEKEGLSASKDDYAAYFDEDSTGGYDAQVEQQGVGYVMQQIIDKKVLEYVKDLVTVK, from the coding sequence ATGAAGGGTAAAAAGCAAATCGATAATTCTTCCATGAGTTTGGGGCAACAGAGACGCCTGGAGAAAAAAAGAGAAGTGGAGAGAGCGAAACGGAATGCACTCCTCGGTAAAGTAATTTCGTATTCATTGATTGTACTGATTTCCGCAGGTCTTGTTGGTGCATTCAGCTATTCAATCTATCGTAATGCAACAAAAATTAAAGCTAGCAGTGATTATAGCACTTATTTAACTGACGATGGACTTATAAAAGATGTGACTGCAAATGAACTTGTAGAATTGACTGATTATAAAAACATAACTGCTCCTTTAAGCGAAATTGAATATACAGATGAATCCGTTGAAAAAGATATCAAATCTCTTCTGGAGGAGCACAAAGAATTATCAAAAGAAACTGATGCTGCAATTAAAGATGGAGACAAAGTAAACATCGATTATGTTGGCTCTGTTGACGGAGTAGAATTTAACGGCGGTAATACCAATGGCGAAGGTGCTGATTTAGAAATCGGTTCCAACAGTTATGTGGATGATTTTGAAACACAATTAATCGGACATAAGATAGGTGATAAAGTAACCGTTAATGTCACTTTCCCTGCTGATTATTCCAGCGCAGACCTTGCCGGTAAAGATGCTGTCTTTGAAGTTGTGATTAATGGAATTTACGTAACACCTGAATTTACAGATGAATTTGTAAAAGAAAATTTATCCGAAAATGCGTCTACTGCTGCTGAGTATAAGGAATATTTAAAGAAAACAAATTATGATAAAAATTTAGACACCTGGCTGGAAAAATATCTTTTGGATAATACCACTGTTAAATCCTATCCTGCAAAATATTTTAAACACTTAAAGTCTATCAAGAAATATGAAGATCAGATGTCTGTTGAGTACATGAACAACCTGTATTCCTCAATGGGTTATAACCAAACTACGACCTTTGAAGAATATGTTGGCATGACAGAAGCAAAATACGATGCCAAATTAGATGATGCTATTAAAGACCGTGCAAAGAAAACCCTGCTGTATCAGGCAATCTATGAAAAAGAAGGCCTTTCTGCTTCCAAGGATGATTACGCTGCTTATTTTGATGAAGATTCCACCGGCGGATATGACGCACAGGTAGAACAACAAGGTGTTGGTTATGTAATGCAGCAGATAATTGACAAGAAGGTATTGGAGTATGTGAAAGACTTGGTGACAGTTAAGTAA
- a CDS encoding phosphotransferase enzyme family protein — MDLKFFPIQSSILSPDALLKEISLRYGFKTLQCRLWSAGLNDVYLLQDATRKLFLRTSHTKRFSKKDYEEELNVMLQLRARGINTCIPVKQLDETYIWEINAPEGKRYAVLFEEVKNNNKVSNYNMGKLAAEIHKASDEVILNISRQPIAYEQLISQPIKSIIESGFINEMDTQLLVESSMEIWNHLKSHIPDTAPYYGYCHGDMHCGNIYFNDGIPQIFDFDCMGNGYRAYDLCVYLWDETSINEEFINSEEWKDYLKGYNEVRKLSNAEVIAIPAFASLRQLWFIGLIIDATNINNSWDGLNDSFFKEQLKRYTFWYNRWRSTVN, encoded by the coding sequence ATGGATTTAAAATTTTTTCCAATACAATCATCAATACTATCACCGGACGCTTTACTCAAAGAAATTAGTTTACGCTATGGTTTTAAAACACTACAATGCCGCTTATGGAGCGCTGGTTTGAATGATGTGTATCTATTACAAGATGCTACACGGAAGCTTTTTTTAAGAACTTCACATACGAAACGTTTTTCTAAAAAGGATTATGAGGAAGAACTAAATGTAATGCTACAGCTAAGGGCAAGAGGCATTAATACATGTATACCTGTTAAACAGTTGGATGAAACATATATTTGGGAAATTAATGCACCTGAAGGAAAGCGATATGCCGTTCTTTTTGAAGAAGTTAAAAATAACAATAAGGTAAGCAACTATAACATGGGAAAGCTTGCTGCTGAAATTCATAAAGCTTCCGATGAAGTTATATTAAATATTAGTCGTCAGCCTATAGCTTATGAGCAGTTGATTTCACAACCAATTAAAAGTATTATTGAATCTGGCTTTATAAATGAAATGGATACACAATTATTAGTAGAAAGCTCAATGGAGATATGGAACCACCTTAAAAGCCATATTCCTGATACAGCACCATACTATGGTTATTGCCATGGCGACATGCATTGTGGGAATATATATTTCAATGATGGTATCCCTCAGATTTTTGATTTTGACTGTATGGGAAATGGTTATAGAGCTTATGATTTATGCGTCTATTTATGGGATGAGACCTCTATAAATGAAGAGTTTATTAACTCAGAAGAATGGAAAGATTATTTAAAGGGTTACAATGAGGTTCGCAAGCTTTCAAACGCAGAAGTTATTGCAATTCCTGCTTTTGCATCATTAAGACAATTATGGTTTATCGGTCTTATAATTGACGCTACCAATATTAATAATTCATGGGATGGTTTAAATGACAGTTTTTTTAAAGAACAATTAAAGAGATATACATTCTGGTATAATAGGTGGAGGAGTACAGTTAATTAA
- a CDS encoding pentapeptide repeat-containing protein, with translation MDLITNLQKYTEYSLGKTKEKCSLIYQDVTINNIDFSPYDLNNSSFLEITFNNCDFSKVYLSGASLCGSIFNQCIFLYNTFKKGNADYTEFISTEIKNLDSFRTSYNETSFQDVKIIESQLERSYFDDSKFTNVTFINTNFIECSFNNSKFDNVIFIGCHFEQTNFQNIMEVNNINFNNVSIKIEDGIKTNLNNEIRQYFSL, from the coding sequence ATGGATTTAATTACCAATCTTCAAAAATATACGGAATATTCTTTAGGAAAAACAAAAGAGAAATGTAGTTTAATTTATCAGGATGTTACCATAAATAATATTGATTTTTCTCCATATGATTTGAATAACAGTAGCTTTTTAGAGATTACATTTAATAATTGTGATTTTTCAAAAGTTTATTTAAGCGGTGCTTCTCTTTGCGGTAGTATTTTTAATCAGTGTATTTTTTTATACAATACTTTTAAAAAGGGAAACGCAGATTACACAGAATTTATATCTACGGAGATTAAAAATCTGGATTCTTTTAGAACATCATACAATGAAACCTCTTTTCAAGATGTTAAAATTATAGAATCTCAGTTGGAAAGAAGTTATTTTGATGATTCTAAATTTACTAACGTCACATTCATTAATACAAATTTTATAGAATGCTCTTTTAATAATTCTAAATTTGATAATGTTATATTTATCGGGTGTCATTTTGAACAAACAAATTTTCAAAACATTATGGAAGTTAATAATATAAATTTCAATAATGTTAGTATTAAGATAGAAGATGGAATAAAAACTAACTTAAATAATGAAATAAGGCAATATTTTAGTTTGTGA
- a CDS encoding WXG100 family type VII secretion target, whose protein sequence is MLKINEEMLNRTKLTYQEQAQRMIDLKAKLSVAVEDIKDGWDTQAGDAFFEKYGTEWEKNISTYIEVIQIMSRNMQIADSKYQSVYETAQRISLD, encoded by the coding sequence ATGCTAAAAATCAACGAAGAAATGCTTAATAGGACAAAGTTAACCTATCAGGAACAAGCACAGCGTATGATAGATCTGAAAGCAAAGCTGTCTGTTGCGGTGGAGGATATTAAAGATGGGTGGGATACCCAGGCAGGAGATGCATTCTTTGAAAAGTATGGGACAGAATGGGAAAAAAATATTTCTACATACATTGAGGTAATCCAGATTATGTCAAGGAATATGCAGATAGCAGATAGTAAGTATCAGTCTGTTTATGAAACCGCTCAGAGAATAAGCTTGGATTAA
- a CDS encoding tetratricopeptide repeat protein, producing the protein MNEVLAVEYINQGKVLLVSGKSENSLEYFKKAENEDPFNPDIYIGMGIAYTNMEEYGEAEEAFLKAIKVNSKDGSIYFHLGNINLLKGEKEKGIQYYNQAVANGYDNSQIFYNMGILYEEEGDAVLALRNYTKAISKAPRRGEIRLKKAMLYIKQKKYYEAVHTLDEMTLECPDNAEGYHMKIRLYADMKEFDKAHKAVKEAIDNFPEDPDFILDQANLYANQNCFEEALELLKTEENRPESKIDKRRSAIEHAQIYALQGNMQGTIDSLKNAVAASGAKVPPEPDPEAEYLLMNCYITMGEYEQALSCARSLKDINTMGDYTLPAYYYEPYCLRMLNRETEADELYRLGVEKLRKYSLQNSNNLDAYVFRMLCLKDLKMYEKALELSDYILKVREDSGELYAIRGAILSEMGRAEEADEAKAKIRTMEGMAALLIQNNQ; encoded by the coding sequence ATGAATGAGGTACTGGCTGTTGAATATATAAATCAGGGAAAAGTGCTGCTGGTAAGTGGAAAAAGTGAAAATTCACTGGAGTATTTCAAAAAAGCGGAGAATGAGGATCCGTTTAATCCCGACATTTATATTGGTATGGGAATTGCATATACCAATATGGAAGAATACGGAGAGGCTGAAGAAGCGTTTTTAAAAGCCATAAAAGTTAACAGCAAAGACGGAAGTATTTATTTTCATCTTGGCAATATTAATTTACTGAAGGGTGAAAAGGAAAAGGGAATCCAATATTATAACCAGGCCGTTGCAAACGGATACGATAACTCACAAATATTTTATAATATGGGTATCCTGTATGAAGAAGAAGGTGATGCTGTTCTGGCCCTTAGGAATTATACAAAGGCAATCAGCAAAGCTCCGCGAAGGGGAGAGATACGGCTTAAAAAAGCAATGCTTTACATAAAGCAAAAAAAATATTATGAAGCCGTTCATACCCTGGATGAGATGACGCTAGAATGCCCTGATAATGCGGAGGGATATCATATGAAAATCCGCTTATACGCAGATATGAAAGAGTTTGATAAAGCGCATAAGGCGGTGAAGGAAGCAATTGATAATTTCCCGGAGGACCCTGACTTTATTCTGGATCAGGCGAATCTTTATGCAAATCAAAATTGTTTCGAAGAAGCCTTGGAACTTTTAAAGACGGAAGAAAACAGACCTGAGAGTAAAATAGACAAACGCAGGAGTGCAATAGAGCATGCTCAGATTTATGCCCTGCAGGGGAATATGCAGGGGACAATAGATAGCTTAAAAAATGCAGTCGCAGCCTCTGGTGCGAAGGTTCCGCCGGAACCTGATCCGGAAGCGGAATACTTATTGATGAACTGTTATATTACCATGGGAGAATATGAACAGGCTTTGTCCTGCGCCCGTTCACTTAAAGATATCAATACAATGGGGGATTATACCCTGCCGGCTTATTATTATGAACCTTATTGTTTACGTATGTTAAACAGAGAAACAGAAGCAGATGAATTGTACAGGCTGGGAGTTGAGAAATTACGCAAGTATTCATTACAAAACTCCAATAATCTGGATGCTTATGTATTCCGGATGTTATGTCTGAAGGACTTGAAAATGTATGAGAAGGCACTGGAACTTTCGGATTATATTCTTAAAGTCAGAGAGGATTCAGGCGAGTTGTATGCAATCCGTGGTGCGATTCTTTCTGAGATGGGTAGAGCAGAAGAGGCTGATGAGGCGAAGGCAAAAATTCGCACCATGGAGGGTATGGCAGCCTTATTAATTCAAAACAACCAGTAA
- a CDS encoding WXG100 family type VII secretion target translates to MSDNIIRKLDTSKMDAAILAFDEGIKEYNSIRTTVKQATSELLLHWSGKGRQAFEKEYDEIFLQLTDIEDILNELYHTLVDGLNAYRTTDEELSKYLVN, encoded by the coding sequence ATGAGTGATAACATTATAAGGAAACTTGATACCAGTAAAATGGATGCGGCTATTCTCGCTTTTGATGAGGGCATTAAAGAATACAATAGTATAAGGACAACCGTAAAACAGGCAACATCTGAATTACTTCTGCATTGGAGCGGAAAGGGAAGACAGGCTTTTGAGAAAGAATATGACGAAATTTTTTTGCAGCTTACAGATATCGAGGATATCTTAAATGAATTATATCATACCCTGGTGGATGGATTGAATGCATACAGGACAACTGACGAGGAGCTAAGTAAATATCTTGTAAACTAA
- the essC gene encoding type VII secretion protein EssC, which produces MDKRYKIIIFSKRIYKEVELPVESKKITLGTFKHNDIRLGKEKFFEDFEIRFTNNNGDWMIRCDENIYISSDGVMKLVSRELSHGDDFILKYQKSNQEIFRVSFVMDFDFEKRDYAKEIDISFSHQVTIGGNETSDIILRDELIGSDSITLVREQDRLFITDNGTRYGLYVNGLKVRQKSEIKDYDFFSILGFSFYYKEGKLYTSSMSSMDIPSLLYGVKGDAKSHFEYPKFNRNTRIISLIPDEKISILDPPQQPNKPKRNIIMKLAPAFASLGLTVVLRGVMGGGGSFVLFSVCSMGIGIVTSVYGMIDEDKEYRKSTKDRKKMYSEYIEKKRGEIEAKRKEELQIISSTYYSLENEVGLVEDFSGDLFNRSYEDEDFLDVRLGIGESESMRQIEYKKLERFESDDSMAVIPEQITEEYRLLKEAPVILKLTDCGAVGVVGAEMYIRELCKNILLDICIRQYYSDVKVFFVIEEEYSKNIEWIRLLPHLQNDDLGIRNIVCNEESRNILFEYLYKELSRRENSDTVNPRIVVFVYNEIGMKRHPISQYIEKAKDLGVTFIFFEEYKELLPLGCQKIIILNRNEYLGKLIDKADSTKVSNFRYEYINDNIAMNAAVKLSPVYCEEVSLEGSLTKNISLYELLGILNVDDLEIDRRWDTSEVYKSMAAPLGVNSKKDVVYLDLNEKHHGPHGLVAGTTGSGKSEILQSYILSMATLFHPYEVGFVIIDFKGGGMVNQFKNLPHLVGAITNIDGREIDRSLLSIKAELRKRQELFAAANVNHIDAYIKLFKKGEVQVPLPHLILIVDEFAELKMDQPDFMKELISAARIGRSLGVHLILATQKPSGVVDAQIWSNSKFKLCLKVQNKEDSNEVLKTPLAAEIKEPGRAYLQVGNNEIFELFQSAYSGASTNMDESAMKKEHVISSISLSGKRTPVYISKKGTAAKESETQLEAVVNYIHNHCENRRIEQLPGICMPPLADLIVYEDTFDRKQALQTIVRLGIYDDPNNQQQKEVSIDIQNGNTFILGSSQYGKTCLLQTIIRGIADKYTPDEVSLYILDFGSMALSVFDGLNHLGGVVLAADDEKLKNLIKMLNTEIKERKEKFSKIGITSFSSYKEAGYTDMNNIIVMVDNFLALKELYPDYEEYIINICREGNSVGISMVVTVKQTSGISYKYMSNFPNRISLYCNTADEYRAVFDKCRIQPKNVPGRGLVEINKNIYEYQTYLAFQGEKEIDRVEGIKEYVKKINERFGEQYARRIPEVPQLLNYEYLMKHLKYNKQNSYRVPVGIDYDSVELNYIDFMKTQLISITGREGSGKTNLVKVMFHYLRQGMFEFPVKAYIVDDYQKRLSSLKASGIVEKYTVDYNEFEPIIEEINAELKERLELLMESGMEALQNKPLLFAVVKNSNIYSANGISKNAIDFLKDILKNYRQLKVCFLFTDVENAPVAYGASELLKLLKDSKNTFVFEDLSNLKFTEVAINYIRQYRKEIELGDSYFITEKGVQKQKIIYGSDEEI; this is translated from the coding sequence GTGGATAAGCGATATAAAATTATTATATTCAGCAAGCGAATATATAAAGAAGTTGAGCTACCGGTAGAAAGTAAAAAAATAACGCTGGGAACCTTTAAGCATAATGATATTCGATTAGGAAAAGAAAAGTTTTTTGAGGACTTTGAAATAAGATTTACTAATAACAATGGGGATTGGATGATAAGATGTGATGAAAATATCTACATATCCTCAGATGGAGTCATGAAGCTGGTTAGCAGGGAATTATCCCATGGTGATGATTTTATTCTAAAATATCAAAAATCCAATCAGGAAATATTCAGAGTAAGCTTTGTAATGGATTTTGACTTTGAGAAAAGAGATTATGCAAAAGAAATAGACATCTCCTTTAGCCACCAGGTGACAATAGGCGGAAATGAAACTTCCGATATTATTTTAAGAGATGAGCTGATAGGCTCAGATTCCATTACACTTGTCAGGGAACAGGACAGGCTTTTTATTACAGATAATGGTACGAGATACGGATTATATGTAAATGGTTTAAAAGTAAGACAGAAATCAGAGATAAAGGATTATGATTTTTTCTCTATACTTGGTTTCAGTTTTTATTATAAGGAAGGAAAGCTGTATACCTCTTCCATGAGCAGCATGGACATCCCATCATTGCTTTATGGGGTTAAAGGTGATGCGAAGAGTCATTTTGAGTATCCTAAATTTAATAGAAATACCAGGATTATCTCGTTGATTCCGGATGAGAAGATATCAATACTGGATCCTCCCCAGCAACCGAATAAACCTAAAAGAAACATTATTATGAAACTGGCACCTGCTTTTGCATCACTGGGACTGACGGTTGTCCTGCGTGGTGTTATGGGAGGTGGCGGTTCCTTTGTCCTGTTTAGCGTTTGCTCCATGGGAATAGGTATTGTAACTTCCGTTTACGGGATGATTGATGAGGACAAGGAATATAGAAAATCGACAAAAGACAGAAAGAAAATGTACTCAGAATATATAGAAAAAAAGCGTGGCGAAATTGAGGCTAAGAGAAAAGAAGAACTGCAAATCATCAGCAGCACTTATTATTCTTTGGAAAATGAAGTGGGGTTGGTGGAGGATTTCTCAGGAGACCTCTTTAACAGAAGCTATGAAGATGAAGATTTTCTGGATGTCAGGCTGGGAATCGGGGAGTCTGAATCCATGCGACAGATAGAATATAAAAAACTTGAGAGATTTGAATCGGATGATTCCATGGCAGTGATTCCGGAGCAGATTACCGAGGAATATCGTCTGTTAAAGGAGGCCCCGGTTATATTAAAGCTTACTGATTGCGGAGCCGTAGGAGTTGTTGGTGCTGAGATGTATATCAGAGAGCTGTGTAAGAATATTCTTTTGGATATTTGTATTAGACAGTATTACAGTGATGTGAAGGTTTTCTTCGTAATCGAAGAAGAATATTCAAAGAATATAGAATGGATTCGTCTGCTGCCCCATCTGCAAAATGATGATCTGGGTATTCGAAATATTGTTTGCAACGAGGAAAGCAGGAATATTCTGTTTGAATATCTATATAAAGAATTATCCAGAAGAGAAAATTCGGATACCGTCAATCCCAGGATTGTAGTATTTGTTTACAATGAAATCGGAATGAAACGTCATCCAATATCCCAATACATTGAAAAAGCAAAAGATTTAGGGGTAACTTTTATTTTTTTCGAAGAATACAAAGAGCTCTTGCCATTAGGGTGCCAGAAAATCATTATATTAAACCGCAATGAATATCTGGGGAAGCTAATAGACAAAGCAGATTCAACGAAAGTCAGCAACTTCAGATATGAATATATCAATGACAATATTGCCATGAATGCAGCTGTTAAGTTGTCTCCTGTCTATTGCGAAGAAGTCAGTCTGGAAGGCTCCCTTACAAAGAATATTTCACTATATGAGTTGTTGGGTATACTAAATGTTGATGACTTGGAGATTGATAGAAGATGGGATACTTCTGAAGTTTATAAATCCATGGCAGCTCCTTTAGGAGTTAACTCCAAAAAGGACGTTGTTTATCTGGATCTGAATGAAAAGCATCACGGACCCCATGGTCTGGTTGCCGGTACGACTGGTTCTGGTAAGAGTGAGATTTTACAGAGCTATATTTTGTCCATGGCGACGCTGTTCCATCCCTATGAAGTCGGTTTTGTTATCATTGACTTTAAAGGAGGAGGTATGGTTAATCAGTTCAAGAATCTTCCCCACCTGGTCGGAGCTATTACCAACATTGATGGAAGAGAGATTGACCGATCGCTTCTGTCCATTAAAGCGGAGCTTAGAAAACGTCAGGAATTGTTTGCTGCTGCCAATGTTAATCACATCGATGCATATATAAAATTGTTTAAGAAAGGAGAAGTTCAAGTACCACTTCCCCATCTGATCTTAATCGTAGATGAATTTGCCGAGCTTAAGATGGATCAGCCGGATTTCATGAAAGAACTTATCAGTGCGGCACGAATAGGACGAAGCCTTGGTGTCCATCTGATACTTGCTACCCAAAAACCCAGCGGTGTTGTTGATGCTCAGATTTGGTCCAATTCTAAATTTAAACTGTGTTTAAAGGTTCAGAATAAAGAGGACAGTAACGAAGTCTTAAAAACACCTCTGGCTGCTGAAATCAAAGAACCGGGACGAGCATATCTGCAGGTAGGCAATAATGAAATTTTTGAACTGTTCCAGTCTGCTTACAGCGGAGCTTCCACCAATATGGACGAGTCTGCCATGAAGAAAGAACATGTTATTTCCAGTATTTCCTTATCTGGAAAAAGAACGCCTGTTTATATCAGTAAAAAGGGAACCGCTGCAAAAGAATCTGAGACACAGTTAGAAGCAGTGGTGAATTATATACATAACCATTGCGAAAACAGACGTATAGAACAGCTTCCAGGAATTTGCATGCCGCCTCTCGCAGATCTGATCGTATATGAAGATACATTTGACAGGAAGCAGGCACTGCAGACTATTGTAAGGCTTGGTATCTATGATGATCCAAATAATCAGCAGCAGAAGGAAGTATCCATAGATATTCAGAATGGGAATACTTTTATTCTTGGCTCTTCGCAGTATGGAAAGACCTGTCTGCTCCAGACAATAATACGAGGTATTGCAGATAAATATACACCCGATGAAGTATCCCTTTATATACTGGACTTCGGTTCTATGGCCTTAAGTGTTTTTGATGGGCTGAATCATTTGGGTGGCGTTGTACTGGCAGCCGATGATGAGAAGCTGAAGAATCTTATAAAAATGCTTAACACAGAAATTAAAGAGAGAAAAGAAAAGTTCTCAAAAATCGGTATTACCTCCTTCAGCTCCTATAAAGAGGCAGGGTATACGGATATGAACAATATCATAGTTATGGTGGATAACTTCCTTGCTTTGAAGGAACTGTATCCGGATTACGAGGAATATATTATCAATATCTGCAGGGAAGGCAATTCCGTTGGTATAAGTATGGTTGTTACAGTAAAACAAACCAGCGGAATCAGCTATAAATACATGAGTAATTTTCCCAATCGTATCAGTCTTTACTGTAATACCGCAGATGAATATCGTGCAGTATTTGATAAGTGCCGAATTCAGCCTAAAAATGTTCCGGGCAGAGGGCTTGTGGAAATCAATAAAAATATTTACGAATATCAGACTTATCTGGCTTTCCAGGGTGAGAAGGAAATTGACAGGGTAGAAGGGATTAAGGAATATGTAAAGAAAATCAATGAAAGATTTGGTGAACAATATGCAAGACGTATTCCAGAAGTTCCCCAGCTGCTAAATTACGAATACCTCATGAAGCACCTTAAATACAACAAGCAGAATTCATACCGCGTTCCAGTGGGTATTGATTATGATTCTGTAGAATTAAATTATATTGATTTCATGAAAACGCAGCTGATAAGCATAACAGGCCGTGAAGGAAGCGGAAAAACAAACCTGGTAAAAGTTATGTTTCATTACCTTAGACAGGGAATGTTTGAATTTCCGGTAAAAGCCTATATCGTGGATGATTATCAGAAACGACTGAGTTCCTTGAAGGCTTCCGGTATTGTTGAAAAGTATACCGTTGATTATAACGAGTTCGAACCAATAATTGAAGAAATTAACGCTGAACTGAAAGAGAGACTGGAGTTATTAATGGAAAGCGGTATGGAAGCATTGCAAAATAAACCGCTGCTGTTTGCTGTTGTTAAGAACAGCAATATATACAGTGCTAACGGAATCAGCAAAAATGCAATAGATTTCTTAAAGGATATACTTAAGAACTACAGACAGCTTAAGGTATGCTTCTTATTTACAGATGTTGAAAATGCACCAGTTGCTTATGGCGCCTCTGAGCTTCTGAAACTGCTAAAGGATAGTAAAAATACCTTTGTGTTTGAAGACCTGTCAAATCTCAAATTTACTGAAGTGGCAATTAATTATATACGACAGTACCGAAAAGAAATAGAACTCGGTGATTCCTATTTTATTACAGAAAAAGGTGTTCAAAAACAGAAAATTATATACGGATCAGATGAAGAAATTTAA
- a CDS encoding EsaB/YukD family protein has translation MNSDRITAILYLHKKNIKIDVDLPLDITVNELIIGLNEGFQLGINTGDLSKCFLKTENPIALLKGNKSIAEYGMRNGTTINITE, from the coding sequence ATGAACAGTGATAGAATTACGGCAATTTTATACCTACACAAAAAGAATATAAAGATTGATGTTGATTTACCGCTGGACATTACGGTAAATGAGTTAATCATAGGCTTAAATGAAGGCTTTCAGCTTGGTATTAATACAGGGGATCTATCGAAATGTTTTCTAAAAACAGAAAATCCGATTGCCCTGTTAAAGGGGAATAAATCAATAGCAGAGTATGGAATGAGAAACGGTACCACAATTAATATTACGGAATAG